In one Myotis daubentonii chromosome 1, mMyoDau2.1, whole genome shotgun sequence genomic region, the following are encoded:
- the LOC132221313 gene encoding LOW QUALITY PROTEIN: mediator of RNA polymerase II transcription subunit 26-like (The sequence of the model RefSeq protein was modified relative to this genomic sequence to represent the inferred CDS: inserted 1 base in 1 codon; substituted 1 base at 1 genomic stop codon) has product MAAAPLSPQQIRDRLLQAIDPQSNIQNIVVVLEIISSLEKYPITKEALEEAKLGKLINDVRKKTKNEELAKRAKKLLRNWQKLIEPVRQNEAVLRGLAGAPGSANGGARNCRPEAGVASAPKSIHDLKNRNDIQRLPGLRLDRLGSRKRQRDRRDLGHPGPPPKVSKVTHDSLVPNSSPLPTNGLGGSPESFPGPLHSGRHQGPEGSCLEQGENDKQGIKIPINAVRPHTSSPGLGQPSGPCLQRKAAVLQQLERADQTSGPPHPKRPPRCSFSPRNSRHEGSFARQRSPYSLKRSVPSPLPRPQSLDVMQVPSPLPLAQPCTHPVRRLELXPSAESPVHWLEQPEGHQRLAGPVGKAGLSPAESILPGAGFSPDSSRADSDAASSGGSDSKEKRSQPHDYTVNLGGQVAKAGVKPVRLKERKLSSDPMTRQIKPLTQKEPVRADSPVHTEQPRTELDKPEAKTSLQSPFEQRNWKELPRNEIIQSYLSRQSSLLSSSGAQTPGAHHFMSEYLKQEESARRGARTPQVLLPPGPSTDLPELSRQVTQNDLDRIHAHQWPGVNGCLDTLGNWYDWTQCISLDPHGDGGRXNILPYACLD; this is encoded by the exons ATGGCAGCGGCTCCATTGTCTCCACAGCAGATCAGGGACCGGCTGCTGCAGGCCATCGATCCCCAAAGCAACATCCAGAACATCGTGGTGGTGTTGGAAATCATCTCCAGCCTGGAGAAATACCCCATTACCAAAGAGGCACTGGAGGAGGCGAAACTTGGGAAACTCATCAATGACGTCCGCAAGAAGACCAAGAATGAAGAGCTCGCCAAGCGGGCCAAGAAGCTGCTGCGGAACTGGCAGAAGCTCATTGAGCCTGTGCGCCAGAATGAGGCAGTGCTTCGGGGGCTGGCAGGTGCCCCTGGCTCTGCTAACGGGGGTGCCCGCAACTGCCGGCCAGAGGCGGGGGTGGCCAGTGCACCCAAGAGCATCCATGACCTGAAGAACCGCAATGACATCCAGAGACTGCCTGGGCTGCGGCTGGACAGGCTGGGCAGTCGCAAGCGCCAGAGGGACCGGCGTGACCTTGGCCACCCTGGGCCACCTCCCAAGGTCTCCAAAGTAACCCATGACTCCCTGGTTCCCAACTCATCACCTCTCCCCACCAATGGGTTAGGTGGGAGCCCCGAGAGCTTCCCAGGTCCCCTGCACAGTGGCAGGCACCAGGGCCCTGAGGGCAGCTGCCTGGAGCAGGGCGAGAATGACAAGCAGGGCATCAAGATCCCCATCAATGCTGTGAGGCCGCACACCAGCTCCCCAGGTCTGGGCCAGCCCTCCGGGCCCTGCTTGCAACGCAAGGCTGCAGTGCTACAGCAGCTGGAAAGAGCGGACCAGACCTCgggacctccccaccccaaaaGGCCACCTCGCTGCTCCTTCAGTCCCCGGAACTCACGGCACGAGGGCTCCTTTGCCCGGCAGCGGAGCCCATACTCACTCAAGCGCTCTGTGCCCAGTCCCTTGCCTCGGCCCCAGTCGCTCGATGTCATGCAGGTACCATCGCCACTGCCACTTGCCCAGCCATGCACACACCCTGTGCGGCGGCTAGAGCTGTAGCCCAGTGCTGAGAGCCCAGTGCACTGGCTAGAGCAGCCTGAGGGCCACCAGCGACTGGCAGGGCCGGTCGGCAAGGCAGGGCTGTCACCAGCTGAGTCCATCCTACCCGGGGCTGGCTTCTCCCCGGACTCCTCTAGGGCGGACAGTGATGCAGCCTCCTCTGGTGGTTCAGACAGCAAAGAGAAGAGGAGCCAGCCTCATGACTACACGGTGAACTTGGGCGGCCAAGTGGCCAAGGCCGGCGTCAAGCCTGTTCGGTTAAAAGAGCGGAAGCTCTCCTCGGACCCCATGACAAGACAGATCAAACCTCTGACCCAGAAAGAGCCAGTGCGCGCCGACAGCCCTGTGCACACGGAGCAACCCAGGACAGAGCTGGACAAACCCGAGGCCAAGACCAGCCTCCAAAGCCCCTTTGAGCAGAGGAACTGGAAGGAGCTGCCGCGCAATGAGATCATTCAGTCCTACCTAAGCCGGCAGAGCAGCTTGCTCTCATCCTCGGGCGCACAAACCCCAGGGGCCCACCACTTCATGTCTGAGTACCTGAAACAGGAGGAGAGCGCCCGGCGTGGGGCCAGGACGCCACAGGTGTTACTGCCTCCAGGCCCATCCACTGACCTCCCGGAGCTAAGCCGCCAGGTCACGCAGAACGATCTGGACAGAATCCATGCCCACCAGTGGCCAGGGGTGAATGGGTGTCTGGACACACTGGGTAACTGGTATGACTGGACGCAGTGCATATCGCTTGATCCGCATGGTGACGGCGGGC TGAACATTCTGCCTTATGCTTGCTTAGACTGA